The Thunnus thynnus chromosome 2, fThuThy2.1, whole genome shotgun sequence genome includes a region encoding these proteins:
- the haus2 gene encoding HAUS augmin-like complex subunit 2, which yields MDLCPFSVTPAASLLARCVSRGAVTQEQIDSISSSQGPVFSSHLQEAEQRIRAQRQLDEMRLQVELLQVEKQSADVTHKFYLTKRLQALQELCGHLQDVLKQQNSLRQRLMKPLGRTNLPVQAHLHRCVVDVVKMLLDFIETLEKKLSSVRNCPATREQLAQLNSSFDQLLAQAAEVESLSSQVLQWKEVRSSLLNDSSA from the exons atGGATTTGTGTCCGTTCTCAGTGACTCCAGCTGCCAGCCTGCTGGCCAGATGTGTCTCCAGAGGTGCTGTGACTCAG GAGCAAATTGACTCCATCTCCTCCAGCCAGGGTCCCGTCTTCTCCTCTCACCTGCAGGAAGCTGAACAGCGAATCAGAGCGCAGAGACAGCTGGATGAG ATGCGGCTGCAGGtggagctgctgcaggtggagAAGCAGAGCGCCGACGTCACACACAAATTCTACCTCA CAAAGCGGCTCCAGGCTTTGCAGGAGTTGTGTGGTCACCTGCAGGACGTCCTGAAGCAGCAGAACAGTCTGAGACAGAGACTGATGAAGCCGCTGGGTCGCACCAACCTGCCCGTCCAGGCTCACCTGCACAG GTGTGTGGTGGACGTCGTGAAGATGCTGCTGGACTTCATTGAGACGCTGGAGAAGAAGCTGAGCTCCGTCAGAAACTGTCCGGCTACCAGAGAACAACTCGCTCAGCTA AACTCGTCTTTCGACCAGCTGCTGGCTCAGGCAGCGGAGGTGGAGAGTTTGTCCAGTCAGGTTCTCCAGTGGAAGGAAGTCCGCAGCAGCCTGCTGAATGACAGCTCTGCATGA
- the LOC137172676 gene encoding uncharacterized protein has translation MTDKAESDLGSLRRMEIRKWRVDPAAYSPPPQLRFMKPFWPPILKRGGKGKKDTSRRSGKEACRTPKATQHPNAGTSRDLSPPFSSGQILEESMRAKVPRTTKWRRQVRQEAVDAGVITPRKQRTCSLCKQRKVRETGHSIHKKTRKTFCQNTDPSGRTVEEWLREIRGGVSTQDLYQANLKRWGSYKYRPDVRTRYNRKRREKRAEERKRMEQEEEKE, from the exons ATGACTGACAAGGCAGAGAGTGACCTCGGCTCCCTGAGACGGATGGAGATCAGGAAGTGGAGAGTTGACCCCGCAGCCTACAGCCCCCCACCACAGCTGAGGTTCATGAAGCCCTTTTGGCCTCCGATcctgaagagaggaggaaaaggaaagaaag ACACGTCCAGGCGGTCTGGGAAGGAGGCCTGTAGGACCCCGAAGGCGACTCAGCACCCAAATGCAGGGACCTCCAGGGACCTGAGTCCACCTTTCAGCAGCGGGCAAATCCTGGAGGAGTCCATGAGGGCGAAGGTGCCAAGGACCACTAAGTGGAGGCGGCAGGTCCGGCAGGAGGCTGTCGACGCCGGGGTCATCACACCCCGCAAACAGAGGACCTGCAGCCTCTGCAAACAGAGGAAGGTCAGAGAGACGGGACACAGCATCCATAAGAAGACCAGGAAGACCTTCTGCCAAAACACCGACCCCTCAGGCAGGACAGTGGAGGAGTGGCTGAGAGAGATCCGGGGGGGGGTCTCCACCCAGGACTTGTACCAGGCCAACCTGAAGAGATGGGGCTCATACAAGTATCGGCCAGATGTGAGGACCCGGTAcaacaggaagaggagggagaagagagcagaggagaggaagaggatggagcaggaggaggagaaggagtag
- the LOC137170642 gene encoding golgin subfamily A member 6-like protein 22, producing MATEGSAIKEEVEMKREREELGRKHEEEMEEMKRRIEKQRTEIEQERKLREKQLQEKEEKIQREREERKKEQEKREEEDKKRKNQEEIQRKEWEQKLAALEEKIKLELEEKEKNDKELMQSREEMIEEREAWDKKQKEMWEKRYREDEERRQKEQRKLKKLQEEYGEEREKYEKKRKEEDQIRGEQQRAEIEQERKMREKQLQKKEEKIQKKREKRKKEQEKREEEDKKRKREEEIQRQEWEQKLAALEKKIKLESEEKENLDKELMQSREEMREEREAWEKKQKEMWEKRNQEDEERRKKEQRRLKKLQEEYEEEREEYEKKRKEEDQIRREQEEKERKELEENYEKKLETVKKKYEDEARKKAKEFNEFKEKQMKELTAQKQEYEERNKSYCVLS from the exons ATGGCGACTGAAGGATCTG CAATAAAGGAGGAagtggagatgaagagagagagggaggaacttggaagaaaacatgaagaagaaatggaggaaatgaaaagacgaatagaaaaacagagaacagaaattgaacaggagagaaaactgagagaaaaacaacttcaggagaaggaggaaaagattCAGAGAGAGcgtgaagagagaaagaaagaacaggaaaagagagaagaagaagacaagaagaggaaaaaccAGGAAGAAATTCAAAGAAAGGAGTGGGAACAAAAACTAGCTGCTTTGGAGGAAAAGATCAAGTTAGAgttagaagaaaaagaaaaaaatgataaagagctgatgcagagcagagaagagatgATAGAAGAACGAGAGGCCTGGgataagaaacaaaaagaaatgtgggAGAAACGATATcgagaagatgaagagagacgacagaaggaacagagaaaattaaaaaagctCCAAGAAGAATAtggggaagaaagagaaaaatatgaaaagaaaagaaaagaagaagatcAAATCAGAggagaacagcagagagcagaaattgaacaggagagaaaaatgagagagaaacaacttcagaagaaggaggaaaagattCAGAAAAAAcgtgaaaagagaaagaaagaacaggaaaagagagaagaagaagacaagaagaggaaaagagaggaagaaattcAAAGACAGGAGTGGGAACAAAAACTTGCAGCTTTAGAGAAAAAGATCAAGTTAGaatcagaggaaaaagaaaaccttgATAAAGAGCtgatgcagagcagagaagagatgagagaagaaCGAGAGGCCTgggagaagaaacaaaaagaaatgtgggAGAAACGAAATcaagaagatgaagagagacGAAAGAAGGAACAGAGAAGATTAAAAAAGCTCCAAGAAGAAtatgaggaagaaagagaagaatatgaaaagaaaagaaaggaagaagatCAAATCAGAAGagaacaagaggagaaagagagaaaagaattagAGGAGAACTATGAGAAAAAACTGGAGACTGTGAAGAAGAAGTATGAAGATGAAGCCAGAAAGAAAGCTAAAGAGTTTAATGAATtcaaagagaaacagatgaagGAACTTACAGCTCAGAAACAAGAATATGAGGAACGGAATAAGAGCTACTGCGTTCTCTCATGA